The following DNA comes from Photobacterium sp. DA100.
AACCCGTCCGGCAGATACCGATGTGTCAGGTTCGGCGATCAGCCTATCGCGCTACTGGTCTGTCCTTAGGGAGCCGACTTTCTTGTACCATGCCAGCCTGTGCATGCTGGCGATGGCAGTGATCCTGGCTTACGTGACTTCCGCCCCGGCGTGGCTGATGGTCGAGCTTGGCCAGAGTATGAACCAGTTCACCCTGTGGTTTGGTATCAATGCCGCATTGAATATCTTAGCGTGTATGGTGGCGCCGAAATATATCGACCGTTTCGGTTCGCGCAAGACACTCAGTACCGGACTGGTGATCTTGGTGCTGGCTGGCATGCTGATGCTGCTGGTGGGCCATATTGCCGAAGCTTGGGCCTTTATGGTGCCGATTTTCATGTCGTCGTTCGGCTTTGCCTTTGTGCTTGGCTCGGCGGCGGGCAAAGCGCTGGCTCCGTTTGGTGACCGTGCTGGTACCGCAGCGGCGCTGCTGGGCCTGTTCCAGATGAGTGGTGCCGGTGCCATGGTTAGCCTTACCCAGCGTTTGGGTTTGAGCTCACCGGATTTGATGGTATTGCAGATGTGGCTGCTGATCCCTGGCTTGTTCCTGTTGTGGACAAAGATGGGCCGCCGCTGGCACGCCCCGGTGACAGCCTAAAAGAAAACTCTCGATAATAAAAAGACGCCGTCCCTTTTAAGGCGCAGGGTCTCGACAACCCTTACTCACTAGTTCGCCTGCCACTCTGTGGCAGGCTTTTTTTATTCTGTTGGCAACAGATTATGCGGCCGATTGCGCTCGTTGCTTCTTGCCCTTCCACTGCTGGATCAGCAGGCCGCAGACAATCAACACCAGGCCGGCCAGGGTCGATGAGTGGATTTCTTCGCCGATAATCGTTGCCAGCAGCATCAGTGAGATAAACGGCGAGATGAAGATCAGGTTGCTGATCCGTGCGGTATTGCGGGTGAGCTTGAGTGCATTGATCCACAGTACGAACGTCACGCCCATCTCGAACAGGCCGACATAGCTCACCGCCGCCCAGCCTTGCCAAGGGATCGCTGTCCAGCCGCCGGTGTAAAGGCTCAAGCCGATGGAGAATGGCAGCGATACCAAAAAGCCAAGCAGAACGCCTAAGACCGCATCGGCCTGGTTCTTGGTATTGAGGATCCAGTACATAGCCCACAGCAGGGTCGACAGCAGTGCTAACGCGACACCGGTCGGGTTGTCGAACTGCAAGGCCATCACATCGCCTTTGGTTGCAATCACCACCACACCCAGGTAGCCCAGCGCACACGCCGCCCAGTCTTGTTTGCGGATTTTCTGGCCGAGGAAGACTGCCGCCATCAGTGTCAGGGTGATTGCCCAGCTGTAGTTGAGCGGCTGGGCCTGGGAGGCGGGCAGCAGCTCGTAGGCTTTGAAGAGCACTAGGTAATAGGCAAAGGGGTTGATCAGGCCCAACAGCAAATAGTAAAGCGGTCTTGCCATGAAAGTACGACCCAGCAGGTGCAGCTTGCCTTGGTAGAGCGCTATCCCGGTGAGGGCCATAGCGGATATCACGCTGGCCGCAACCAGCATTTGGATTGGGGTGAAGAATTCGAGGGTGATCTTAAAAGCGGTGGCAACGGTGGACCACAGCAGGACGGCCGCCAGGCCATATCCGAGCGCATAACGTTCGTTCATTGTTCATCCATAATCAATTGCTGCTTCGGCAAGGCAGCAGGGAAATCGGTTAGGGCGTCAGTGTATTCGATTGCACGGAAGCCGACCAGAAAATTGCGCCGCGGTGCACGGGCGGAAAACCGAGGGGGCGGGAATAACGAGACTGGACATTTATCCAGTATCCTCTTAGCCTTATTGGCAAAAGCAGATCATTTGCTGGTTAATCAAAGAGTCAGGAAAAAAGCATGATGAATGAGTGGCTGTCGGGATACGGCTTGGCGATGGTGACCGGAGTGTCCGGCGCAGCATTGGCGGGGGCCATTGCCGCATGGTTGGTGAACAATCGCTGGCAACAGCAAATGCAACTGTTGCGCCAGCAGGCAGAAGCCGAGCTGAGGCTGGCGCAGAGCAAAGAGCAGCACTACCAGGGGCAGCTCGATGAACGCAATCAGGAGCTTGATGACATGGATATCGAGCGGGATCGGCTTACTGCCGAGTTGCGCCAGATGCATGGCCGGTTGGCTGCCGCACTGGAAAAGATGCGCCATTTCGAAGCGCTAAGGAACGAAAAGCAGTACCTGACCGAGCAGCTGGAAAACAGCCGGATGGCTAACGCCGGCCTCGAAGCCGATTTGCGTGAGCAGGAAGCCCGCCACTTCGAGGAGCAGAGAGCGGCGGATGACAAGATAGCCCTATTGGAAAATGCCGAAGAACGGCTGCGGGTGCAGTTCGAAAGCCTGGCCAACAAGATGTTCGAGCACAAGACCCGCACCGTCGATCAGCAGAACCGTATCAGTATGGAAGGCTTGCTTGGGCCGCTGCGCGAGCAGCTCGAAGGTTTCCGCAAGCAGGTCAATGACAACTTCAGCCAGGAAGCCCGCGAACGCCATACCCTGGTCCATGAAATCAACAACCTCAAGCAGCTCAATGAGCAAATGGCGCGCGAGGCCGTCAACCTGACTCAGGCACTCAAGGGCGACAATAAGGCGCAGGGCAACTGGGGCGAAGTCGTGCTGGCGCGGGTACTGAGCGAGTCCGGCCTGCGCGAGGGTCATGAGTACCAAACCCAGATCAGCCTCGAGAATGAAGAGGGCAAGCGTTACCAGCCTGATGTGGTGGTGCACCTGCCGCAAAGCAAGGATGTGGTGATCGATGCCAAGATGTCGCTGATCGCCTACGAGCGTTTTTTCAATGCCGATACCGTTGCCGAGCAAGAGCTTGCCCTTGGCGAGCATGTCGCCTCGGTGCGTAGCCATATCCGCGGCTTGAGCCGCAAGGACTACCATCAGCTGCACGGCGTCGAAAGTCTCGACTATGTATTGATGTTTATCCCGGTCGAGCCGGCGTTCCAGGCGGCGATCGAAGCCGATCCGAGCCTGATCCGCGATGCGATGGATCAGAACATCATGCTGGTCAGCCCGACCACCTTACTGGTGGCATTGCGTACCATCAATAACCTATGGCGCAATGAGCGCCAGAACCAGAATGCCAAGCAGATCGCCGAACGGGCCAGCAAGCTGTATGACAAGCTGCGCTTGTTTGTGACTGATATGGAAGCGATGGGCGCATCGCTGGAAAAGGCCAACCAGAGTTATCAGGGGGCGATGAACAAACTGGTGACGGGGCGTGGCAACGTGATCCGTCAGGCCGAAGGGTTCCGCCTCTTGGGGGTCGAGGTCAAGCGCGATATCAGCCCGGTACTGACCGAGCGGGCCATGCTGGGGGCGGCAGATGACGAGCCGCTGGCGGCGATTGGCGAGGATAGCCCGACAGCATAATTGTGCGGTGTGGACATAGATGCAGGTTGTGCTTTGAGCAAACCTCAACCATCAAGTACACTAGGGCGAAATGAAATGTTAACCATGACGGAAGTAGCATGACGGACACCACACTAGAGACGACCCATTTTGGCTACCGGACTGTAGCCAAGGAAGACAAGGCGGAAATGGTTGCTGAGGTATTCCACTCGGTAGCGGCTAAGTACGACATTATGAATGACTTGATGTCGATGGGGATCCACCGGGTGTGGAAGCGCTTTACCATTGATTGCAGTGGTGTTCGCCGTGGTCACAAGGTACTCGACTTGGGGGGCGGTACCGGAGATCTGACCGCCAAGTTCTCCCGCATAGTCGGTGATGACGGTCAGGTGATCCTGGCCGATATCAACAACTCGATGCTCAAGGTTGGCCGCAGCAAGCTGCGTGACAACGGCATTGTCGGCAACGTTGGCTATGTACAGGCCAATGCCGAAGAGCTGCCTTTCCCGGATGACTATTTTGACTGTATTACGATCAGCTTCTGCCTGCGTAACGTGACCGACAAGGACAAGGCACTGCGCTCGATGTACCGCGTGCTCAAGCCGGGTGGCCGCTTGTTGGTATTGGAATTTTCCAAGCCGATTGTCGAGCCGCTGTCGAAAGTCTATGACGCTTATTCCTTCCACCTGTTGCCGAAAATGGGCGAAGTGATTGCCAACGATGCCGAAAGCTACCGCTACCTGGCTGAGTCTATCCGCATGCACCCGGACCAAGATACCCTGGAAGGGATGATGCAGAATGCGGGCTTCGAGCAGACCAACTACTACAACCTGACGGGTGGCATTGTTGCCTTGCACCGTGGCTACAAGTTCTGAGGAAACTATGCCTGTTGATGCGTTTGTAACCGGGGCGATTGAGACCTCGCTCAATGCCCTGCTGAAGGATGATGAAGCCAGCCAGCGTCGCCTTGCCCGCTTGAAGGGCAAGGTGATTGGCGTGACCATCAATGAATTTGGCAAGCAGCTGTATTTTGTTTTCAGCCAGCAGATCGATGTCTTGGGTGCCTATGAGGGCGAGATTGACTGTGAACTGGCCCTCAACCTGTCCGTTTTGCCTGAGCTCCGCCAGCAAGCCAACCTGACTCAGCTGATCAAGGCTGACAAGCTATCGCTTGACGGCGATATCCAGCTGGCACAGCAGTTCTCGGCCTTGCTGAGCGGGCTAAAACCGGATTTCGAAGAAAAACTCTCGCAATATACGGGTGATATTGTTGCCCATACTCTAGTGAGTGGCGCCAAGCAGGGCGCACGTTTTATCCAGCAAGGGGTAGCTAAACGCCAGCGAGACCTGGCCGAGGTGATCACCGAAGAGTGGCGCCTGGCACCGCAGGCGCTGGAAATCGCCTACTTTGCCGATCAGGTCGATGATCTGAAGATGGATGTGGCACGTTGCGAAGCTCGCCTGAATCGTCTAATGGAGCAAGCGCCTCGATGATGGTGTTGTCAGAAGTTAAGCGCCTATACCAAATTACCGCTGTCCAGCTGCGCTACGGGCTGGACGAGCTGCTGCCCGAAGATCCGCGACTCAAGCTCCCTAAGGCAATGCGCAAATCCCTGTTCTGGCTGCGCAACGAGCATCCGGAAAAGCCATTGGGCGAGCGTCTGCGTCTGGCGTTGCAGGAGCTGGGTCCAGTGTGGATCAAGTTCGGCCAGATGATGTCGACCCGACGCGACTTGTTCCCGCCGCATATTGCTGACCAGTTAGCTTTGCTACAGGATCAGGTGGCGCCATTCGATGGCCGCTTGGCCAAGGAGCAGATGGAGAAAGCGCTGGGCGGCCCGCTCGACATCTGGTTCGATGATTTTGACGAGGTACCGCTGGCATCAGCGTCGATTGCCCAGGTCCATACCGCCACCTTGAAGGAAACCGGCAAGGAAGTGGTGCTCAAGGTGATCCGCCCGGATATCCTGCCGGTGATCAAGGCCGATATCACCCTGATGTACCGCATGGCCGGCTTGCTGGCCAAGGTGCTGCCGGATGCGCGCCGTCTGCGTCCGGTCGAGGTGGTACGCGAGTACGAGAAAACCTTGCTCGACGAGCTGAACCTGATGCGCGAAGCCGCCAACGGCATCCAGCTAAGGCGCAATTTCGAAGATAGCCATATGCTGTATGTCCCCGAGGTGTATACCGATCTGAGCCGGGAAAACCTGCTGGTGATGGAGCGTATCTATGGCATCCAGGTCTCGGATATCGAGGCGCTGGTGGCCAACGGTACCGACATGAAACTGCTGTCGGAAAACGCGGTGACGATTTTCTTCACCCAGGTGTTCCGCGACAGCTTCTTCCATGCCGACATGCACCCGGGTAATATTTTCGTTGCGCGGGAAAATCCGGACAACCCGCAGTGGATCGCGCTCGACTGTGGTATCGTCGGCAGCTTGAACCGCGAAGACAAGCGATACCTGGCCGAAAACCTGTTGGCGTTTTTCAACCGTGACTACCGTAAGGTGGCCGAGTTGCACGTCGATTCCGGCTGGGTACCGGAAGATACCAATATCGATGAATTCGAGTTCGCGATCCGCACGGTGTGCGAGCCGATTTTCGAAAAGCCGCTGGCCGAGATCTCGTTTGGCCATGTGTTGCTGAACCTGTTCAATACCGCGCGCCGTTTCAATATGGAAGTGCAGCCACAGTTGGTATTGCTGCAGAAAACCTTATTATATGTCGAGGGATTGGGGCGCCAGCTGTATCCGCAGCTTGATTTGTGGGATACCGCCAAGCCATTCCTGGAAGACTGGATGTCACGTCAGGTCGGCCCGCAGGCCGTGATTGACGGGGTGAAAACCCGGGCGCCATTCTGGGCCGAGAAGTTGCCGGAGTTGCCGGAATTACTTTACGATAGTTTGCGCCAAGGCAATGCGCTGAACCAACGTATCGATAAACTCTACGACAATTTCATGGAGAGTCGACGTTACCAGGGCCAGGCAAGGTTCTACTTTGGCATTGGTGCAACCCTGGTTGTATGTTCTGCCATACTTTTTAGTAATCATATTGAAAACTATTCGGCTATCAGTGCTGCAATGGGGGTCACGTTTTGGTTACTTGGGTGGCGTGCTTGCCGCAAATAGGCGGTAAAGTATGCAGCCAACACATATACGATTCGTTATTAACCACAATTAGCTGAGGTAAAACAAGCATGGGTGGTATCAGTATCTGGCAATTGCTAATCATTGCACTAATCATTGTTCTGCTGTTCGGAACCAAGAAGTTGCGCACACTGGGCGGTGACTTGGGCTCTGCCGTGAAAGGTTTCAAGAAGGCGATCAGCGATGAGGAGCCAACTGCTGAGAAGAAAGACGCAGATGCGGATTTCGATCAGAAGAAACTGGCTGAACAGCAGGGTGATCAGGCTCAGAAGAGCCAGAAAGACAAAGAGCAGGTTTAACACGTGTTTGATATCGGGTTCTGGGAACTAATACTGATCTCCGTGGTGGGGTTGGTTGTACTGGGGCCGGAACGCCTGCCTGTCGCGATCCGTACGGTATCGCGCTGGATCGGGGCTGCACGTAATATGGCGAACTCGGTCAAGGATGAACTGAACCAGGAGCTCAAGCTCCAGGAACTTCAGGAAAACTTGAAAAAAGCCGAGCAAATGGGGATGAAAGATCTCTCGCCTGAGCTGAGGGACACTGTGGAGGAGCTCAAAAAAGCCGCCTCGGAAGTACAGCGCCCTTATGCCGACAACAAAGACGAGCAGCCCTCGGCGACGACCTCTCAAAAGCAGGATTAATATAAGTCACTATGTCTACTGTTGAAGATACGCAACCGTTATTCAGCCACTTGCTTGAGCTGCGTAACCGACTGTTGCGTTCCATCCTGAGTGTCATTGTGGTTTTTCTTGGCCTGGTGTGGTTTGCCAACGACATCTATGCCTTCTTGTCCGCCCCCTTGGTAGAGCGTCTGCCGGAAGGGGCGAGCATGATCGCAACGGATGTGGCATCGCCATTCTTCACGCCAATTAAGCTCACACTGGTGACCTCGGTATTTGTCGCCGTGCCGATGATCTTGTATCAGGTTTGGGCCTTCGTGGCACCGGGGCTATACAAGCATGAGCGCAAGTTGATCATGCCGCTGCTGTTTTCCAGCTCGCTGCTGTTCTATGCCGGCGTTGCCTTTGCCTACTTCGTGGTATTCCCCCTGGTGTTCAGTTTTTTCACCAGTGTGGCCCCGGAAGGGATCCAGGTGGCGACGGATATTGCCAGCTATCTGGACTTTGTTCTGGCGCTGTTCATGGCATTCGGTATTGCGTTTGAAATCCCGGTGGCCATTATCCTGCTGTGCTGGACAGGCGCGACGGATCCGGAAAGCCTGCGTACCAAGCGGCCGTA
Coding sequences within:
- the tatB gene encoding Sec-independent protein translocase protein TatB, with product MFDIGFWELILISVVGLVVLGPERLPVAIRTVSRWIGAARNMANSVKDELNQELKLQELQENLKKAEQMGMKDLSPELRDTVEELKKAASEVQRPYADNKDEQPSATTSQKQD
- the tatA gene encoding Sec-independent protein translocase subunit TatA: MGGISIWQLLIIALIIVLLFGTKKLRTLGGDLGSAVKGFKKAISDEEPTAEKKDADADFDQKKLAEQQGDQAQKSQKDKEQV
- a CDS encoding DMT family transporter, encoding MNERYALGYGLAAVLLWSTVATAFKITLEFFTPIQMLVAASVISAMALTGIALYQGKLHLLGRTFMARPLYYLLLGLINPFAYYLVLFKAYELLPASQAQPLNYSWAITLTLMAAVFLGQKIRKQDWAACALGYLGVVVIATKGDVMALQFDNPTGVALALLSTLLWAMYWILNTKNQADAVLGVLLGFLVSLPFSIGLSLYTGGWTAIPWQGWAAVSYVGLFEMGVTFVLWINALKLTRNTARISNLIFISPFISLMLLATIIGEEIHSSTLAGLVLIVCGLLIQQWKGKKQRAQSAA
- the rmuC gene encoding DNA recombination protein RmuC; its protein translation is MNEWLSGYGLAMVTGVSGAALAGAIAAWLVNNRWQQQMQLLRQQAEAELRLAQSKEQHYQGQLDERNQELDDMDIERDRLTAELRQMHGRLAAALEKMRHFEALRNEKQYLTEQLENSRMANAGLEADLREQEARHFEEQRAADDKIALLENAEERLRVQFESLANKMFEHKTRTVDQQNRISMEGLLGPLREQLEGFRKQVNDNFSQEARERHTLVHEINNLKQLNEQMAREAVNLTQALKGDNKAQGNWGEVVLARVLSESGLREGHEYQTQISLENEEGKRYQPDVVVHLPQSKDVVIDAKMSLIAYERFFNADTVAEQELALGEHVASVRSHIRGLSRKDYHQLHGVESLDYVLMFIPVEPAFQAAIEADPSLIRDAMDQNIMLVSPTTLLVALRTINNLWRNERQNQNAKQIAERASKLYDKLRLFVTDMEAMGASLEKANQSYQGAMNKLVTGRGNVIRQAEGFRLLGVEVKRDISPVLTERAMLGAADDEPLAAIGEDSPTA
- a CDS encoding multidrug effflux MFS transporter, which translates into the protein MQPKHSADKRLVALMVTLVLFSPLAIDIYLPALPAMAEAFAVDLTRVQDTVTWFMFSLGLGQLLAGPLADRIGRRPIALGGIAIYGASAALAYVAQSLDMLLVARLLQGFGACATSVAAFAAVRDSFGPEKSGRMISYLNGAICFIPALAPLLGTWLTHQFGWRANFSFMAGFALVAGLFILLLFRETRPADTDVSGSAISLSRYWSVLREPTFLYHASLCMLAMAVILAYVTSAPAWLMVELGQSMNQFTLWFGINAALNILACMVAPKYIDRFGSRKTLSTGLVILVLAGMLMLLVGHIAEAWAFMVPIFMSSFGFAFVLGSAAGKALAPFGDRAGTAAALLGLFQMSGAGAMVSLTQRLGLSSPDLMVLQMWLLIPGLFLLWTKMGRRWHAPVTA
- the ubiE gene encoding bifunctional demethylmenaquinone methyltransferase/2-methoxy-6-polyprenyl-1,4-benzoquinol methylase UbiE, whose product is MTDTTLETTHFGYRTVAKEDKAEMVAEVFHSVAAKYDIMNDLMSMGIHRVWKRFTIDCSGVRRGHKVLDLGGGTGDLTAKFSRIVGDDGQVILADINNSMLKVGRSKLRDNGIVGNVGYVQANAEELPFPDDYFDCITISFCLRNVTDKDKALRSMYRVLKPGGRLLVLEFSKPIVEPLSKVYDAYSFHLLPKMGEVIANDAESYRYLAESIRMHPDQDTLEGMMQNAGFEQTNYYNLTGGIVALHRGYKF
- the tatC gene encoding Sec-independent protein translocase subunit TatC; the encoded protein is MSTVEDTQPLFSHLLELRNRLLRSILSVIVVFLGLVWFANDIYAFLSAPLVERLPEGASMIATDVASPFFTPIKLTLVTSVFVAVPMILYQVWAFVAPGLYKHERKLIMPLLFSSSLLFYAGVAFAYFVVFPLVFSFFTSVAPEGIQVATDIASYLDFVLALFMAFGIAFEIPVAIILLCWTGATDPESLRTKRPYIIVGAFVVGMMLTPPDMISQTLLAIPMCLLFEVGLFFSRFYVRDEEDDAAEEQ
- the ubiB gene encoding ubiquinone biosynthesis regulatory protein kinase UbiB, translating into MVLSEVKRLYQITAVQLRYGLDELLPEDPRLKLPKAMRKSLFWLRNEHPEKPLGERLRLALQELGPVWIKFGQMMSTRRDLFPPHIADQLALLQDQVAPFDGRLAKEQMEKALGGPLDIWFDDFDEVPLASASIAQVHTATLKETGKEVVLKVIRPDILPVIKADITLMYRMAGLLAKVLPDARRLRPVEVVREYEKTLLDELNLMREAANGIQLRRNFEDSHMLYVPEVYTDLSRENLLVMERIYGIQVSDIEALVANGTDMKLLSENAVTIFFTQVFRDSFFHADMHPGNIFVARENPDNPQWIALDCGIVGSLNREDKRYLAENLLAFFNRDYRKVAELHVDSGWVPEDTNIDEFEFAIRTVCEPIFEKPLAEISFGHVLLNLFNTARRFNMEVQPQLVLLQKTLLYVEGLGRQLYPQLDLWDTAKPFLEDWMSRQVGPQAVIDGVKTRAPFWAEKLPELPELLYDSLRQGNALNQRIDKLYDNFMESRRYQGQARFYFGIGATLVVCSAILFSNHIENYSAISAAMGVTFWLLGWRACRK
- a CDS encoding SCP2 domain-containing protein, with amino-acid sequence MPVDAFVTGAIETSLNALLKDDEASQRRLARLKGKVIGVTINEFGKQLYFVFSQQIDVLGAYEGEIDCELALNLSVLPELRQQANLTQLIKADKLSLDGDIQLAQQFSALLSGLKPDFEEKLSQYTGDIVAHTLVSGAKQGARFIQQGVAKRQRDLAEVITEEWRLAPQALEIAYFADQVDDLKMDVARCEARLNRLMEQAPR